In Flammeovirgaceae bacterium 311, one DNA window encodes the following:
- a CDS encoding sigma-70 family RNA polymerase sigma factor (COG1595 DNA-directed RNA polymerase specialized sigma subunit, sigma24 homolog) — protein MITKTILDHTDDASLLANVKRGCEHSFNVLYEKYWQQAYNNAYKRLKDADQAKDVVQEIFVHIWLKKENHIDNFPAYLSVAVRNRVFKLVEKQKKTSPFLQLLHDVPAAQVQTEAAVLRKEFFKGYESLLNTLPVKRQRIFRLRFNEDLTTKAIAAMLGLSRKTVQNQIGKAIEQIRVSLLQL, from the coding sequence ATGATAACAAAAACCATCTTAGATCATACCGATGATGCATCACTGCTGGCAAATGTTAAGCGGGGCTGTGAGCATTCCTTTAACGTGCTGTATGAAAAATACTGGCAGCAAGCATATAATAATGCCTACAAAAGGTTAAAAGATGCTGATCAGGCGAAAGATGTGGTGCAGGAAATATTTGTTCATATCTGGCTTAAGAAGGAGAATCATATTGATAATTTTCCGGCTTATTTAAGTGTAGCGGTTCGGAACCGTGTGTTTAAGCTGGTAGAGAAACAAAAAAAGACAAGCCCCTTTCTTCAGCTCTTACATGATGTACCAGCTGCCCAGGTACAAACAGAGGCAGCTGTGTTGCGGAAAGAATTTTTCAAAGGCTACGAATCACTTTTAAATACATTACCGGTTAAAAGGCAGAGAATATTTCGGTTGCGTTTCAACGAAGATTTAACCACAAAGGCCATTGCTGCTATGCTGGGTCTATCCAGAAAAACAGTTCAGAACCAGATTGGTAAAGCAATTGAACAGATACGTGTTTCTCTGTTACAACTGTAG
- a CDS encoding anti-FecI sigma factor FecR (COG3712 Fe2+-dicitrate sensor, membrane component) has product MNKAHFIKLLQKYLQGNATEAERQFLLSYYEMFNAEPDIEELLTAEQKQALKNQIRESIWERISQHEQKTQKVKSLDRGWTKYLAAAIFIFALSAAGAIFYINNKPQQQQTTVISTGLEKEQRLINLPDGSYVILKAGSKIDYAASFDGLAVREVHLEGDAYFDVKHDSLRPFIVHAGSLKTTVLGTSFNIKAWPADEDVSIAVTRGKVKVENQHKTFGTLVQDQQLTFYKEKADVVKTKADSSTHLSWKTQDILLDDVTITEASGLLENRFDVHIICGEEVARSERFTITILKNESLEQVLKSICEFNNATYTYDQDKGQVMIRKKE; this is encoded by the coding sequence ATGAATAAAGCTCATTTCATAAAGTTGCTGCAGAAGTATTTGCAAGGTAATGCTACTGAAGCAGAGCGTCAGTTTTTATTGAGCTACTACGAGATGTTTAATGCTGAGCCTGATATTGAGGAACTACTGACAGCAGAGCAAAAGCAAGCATTAAAGAACCAAATAAGAGAATCTATTTGGGAAAGGATTAGTCAGCACGAACAAAAGACACAGAAAGTAAAGTCCCTGGACAGAGGGTGGACAAAGTATCTGGCTGCCGCTATTTTCATATTTGCGCTTAGTGCAGCAGGAGCAATATTTTACATTAACAACAAACCACAGCAACAACAAACCACCGTAATCAGCACAGGTTTGGAAAAAGAGCAGCGCTTAATCAACCTGCCCGATGGTAGTTATGTAATTCTTAAAGCAGGCAGTAAAATAGATTATGCTGCTTCTTTCGATGGCTTAGCCGTTAGAGAGGTACACCTGGAGGGAGATGCTTATTTTGATGTAAAACATGACTCTTTAAGACCATTTATTGTGCATGCCGGCAGCTTAAAAACAACTGTTTTAGGCACCTCTTTCAACATAAAAGCCTGGCCTGCTGATGAAGATGTATCTATAGCCGTAACCAGAGGAAAAGTAAAAGTTGAGAACCAGCATAAAACCTTCGGCACGCTGGTACAGGATCAGCAACTGACTTTTTACAAAGAAAAAGCTGATGTAGTTAAAACCAAAGCAGATTCCAGCACCCACCTTAGCTGGAAAACACAAGATATCTTACTGGATGATGTAACCATTACAGAAGCATCAGGCTTGCTTGAAAACCGTTTTGATGTGCACATCATCTGTGGCGAAGAGGTTGCCCGGTCGGAGCGCTTTACCATCACAATTCTTAAAAATGAAAGCCTGGAACAGGTGTTAAAGAGCATTTGCGAATTTAACAATGCAACATATACCTATGATCAGGACAAAGGCCAGGTCATGATCAGAAAAAAAGAATAA